AGCGCCGAGTACGCCACCGCACCGACCGCCGCGGCGACGGCGAGTGCCAGACCGAGGCGGACCGACTCGGCCAGCAGGCCGGCGACGAAGAGCGGCACCGCGACGGTGGTCGCGGTGACCCCGACCGCCACCGCCAGCTTCGGCAGCACGATCTGCCAGCGCGGCAGCGGGGTGGTGAGCACGTGCACCACAGTTCCGTCGTCGATCTCGGCACCGAGCACGCCGGTGCCGACGATCAGCGCGACCACCGGCAGCACCACGGCCAGCCCGAGGCCGACCAGCACCGGCGGCCCCCACGCGCTGGCCGCCACGTCCAGCCCTCGGGCCAGCGCGGCCAGCGCCACCACAAGTGCGGGCAGCGGCAGCAGCAACAGGAATCGGCGACGGCCGAACAGCCCGCGCGCGGTGATCCAGGCGACAGTGGACATCAGGCCTCCACCAGGTAGGAGAAGACGCTCTCCAGGGATTCGTCCTCGGGAATCAGCTGCCGCACCCGTATCCCTTGGGCCAGGGCGACCTTCGGCAGCACCCGGGTGAAGCCGCCGTAGTCGCCGGCCCGGACGGTCAGACCGTCGCGGCCCAACTCGACACCGGTCACCGAGGGCTCGGCCATCAGGGCCACGGCCAGCGCGCGGTCGTCGGTGGAGCGGATGGCGAAGACGTGCGGCCGGTTGGTCATCAGCCGGCGGATGGTCCGGAAGTCGCCGGAGGCGGCGAGCCGGCCGGCGACCATCACCTGCACGGTGCCCGAGACCTGCTCGACCTCTTCCAGGATGTGCGAGCTGAACAGGATGGTGCGCCCGGCGTCGCCGAGCGAGTGCAGCAGCTCCATCATGTGCAGGCGTTGGCGCGGGTCCATGCCGTTGAACGGCTCGTCCAGCAGCAGCACCTGCGGGTCGTGCACAAGCGCCGCCGCCACCCGGGCCCGCTGCCGCATGCCCTTGGAGTAGGTGCCGATCCGGCGGTCCTGCGCGCCCTCCAACTCGACCATGGCCACCGCCCGGCGGGCCGCCTCGGCCGGGTCCGGCAGCTTGTGCAACTTCGCGGTGGCCAGCACGAACTCGTACGCGGTGAGGAAGCCGTGCACCGCCTCCCGCTCGCTGACCAGCCCGAGCCGTCGGTAGACGGCGGGGTTGCGCCAGGTGGGCGCCGCGTCCAGGGTGACCGTGCCCCGGGAGGGGGCGAGGAACCCGGCCATCATGTGCAGCAGGGTGGTCTTGCCCGCGCCGTTCGGGCCGAGCAGCCCGGTCACTCCGGGGCCGAGGCTCATGCTCACGTCGTTCACCGCCACCACGTTGCCGTACCAGCGGGAGACCCCGACCAGGTCGAGGGTGCTGGTGGCGGTGGCCGGCGGGGCGGGATTGCTGATCGTGGTCATCGTGCGGCCACCTTCTCGTAGCGGGCCAGCAGCAGGGCGATGCAGCCGGTCACCAGCGCGACGGCGACAAGTGCGTACACCGGACCGTAGGCACCGAGGTCGGTGCCGAGATCGTTGGGATCGGTGATCAGTTGGTCGCGCATGGTCCAGATGCCGATGCCCTGCACCAGCGTGGAGGGTGAGGCCAGGCCGGCCAGCTGGTTGGCGACCTGCGACGGCATGATCATCAGCGTGCCGACGATCGGCGTGGTCATCAGGAAGACCGCGACGATCCCACCGGCGGCGAAGGCCCGCTTGCCGGTCAGCGCGGCGATCAGCAGGCCGACCGAGGCGAAGACCACCGCCCACAGCCCGGCGTAGAGCAGCCCGGGCAGCAGATCGAGCAGCTCGTCCCAGACCGCACGCATCCCGTCGGAGGTGAACGCGGCACCGATGAACATCACCAGCTGCGGCGCGCCGAGCAGCAGCCAGAGCCCGGTGACCAGCGCGAGCAGTTTGGCGAGCGGGTAGTCGGCGCGCGGCAGCGGCCGGGAGAAGTACAACGGGAGCACCCCGCTGCGCAGGTCGCGGGAGACCAGCTCGGGCGCGGCCACCGCGACGAAGAAGATGACCAGCCAGCTCATCGCGTCGGCGAACTGGGCGTACGTCATTACCGTCTCGCCGATCTGGCTGCTGATCGCGGTCACCGCGGCGGCCACCATC
This DNA window, taken from Micromonospora sp. FIMYZ51, encodes the following:
- a CDS encoding ABC transporter ATP-binding protein, which translates into the protein MTTISNPAPPATATSTLDLVGVSRWYGNVVAVNDVSMSLGPGVTGLLGPNGAGKTTLLHMMAGFLAPSRGTVTLDAAPTWRNPAVYRRLGLVSEREAVHGFLTAYEFVLATAKLHKLPDPAEAARRAVAMVELEGAQDRRIGTYSKGMRQRARVAAALVHDPQVLLLDEPFNGMDPRQRLHMMELLHSLGDAGRTILFSSHILEEVEQVSGTVQVMVAGRLAASGDFRTIRRLMTNRPHVFAIRSTDDRALAVALMAEPSVTGVELGRDGLTVRAGDYGGFTRVLPKVALAQGIRVRQLIPEDESLESVFSYLVEA
- a CDS encoding ABC transporter permease — encoded protein: MPEPTGVIHDIGYQRYTGPRLGRRQVFGALYLHGVRTVFGLGRSAKAKIFPWLVVGIVLMVAAAVTAISSQIGETVMTYAQFADAMSWLVIFFVAVAAPELVSRDLRSGVLPLYFSRPLPRADYPLAKLLALVTGLWLLLGAPQLVMFIGAAFTSDGMRAVWDELLDLLPGLLYAGLWAVVFASVGLLIAALTGKRAFAAGGIVAVFLMTTPIVGTLMIMPSQVANQLAGLASPSTLVQGIGIWTMRDQLITDPNDLGTDLGAYGPVYALVAVALVTGCIALLLARYEKVAAR
- a CDS encoding ABC transporter permease subunit, with amino-acid sequence MSTVAWITARGLFGRRRFLLLLPLPALVVALAALARGLDVAASAWGPPVLVGLGLAVVLPVVALIVGTGVLGAEIDDGTVVHVLTTPLPRWQIVLPKLAVAVGVTATTVAVPLFVAGLLAESVRLGLALAVAAAVGAVAYSALFLAASLLTRRPVLLGLVYVLIWEGLLGSMVTGTRVLSIQHYVIALADRLAATDLLSTTVSVPLAVVMTVLVSIGFTGLAVSRLRSFSVTGETS